In Silene latifolia isolate original U9 population chromosome 3, ASM4854445v1, whole genome shotgun sequence, a single window of DNA contains:
- the LOC141645957 gene encoding ribosome-inactivating protein saporin-4-like: MKANWLIVTVTWTILQSSALIANAIALDLAKPTEAGYSNFLTAIRNDVKDPKLNYGGTGIPVIGAPTATYLRIDLTVATGTVSLGLKRSDLYGIAYLARNDRNVFRAYYFDGQITSAQLDKLFPEAKGTANQQKITEYDESYAALEKAAKMTRQQAGLGIGKLVTYIGGVNSKARSVPAEATFIMVGVQMVSEAARSGYIQQAVLDNFPIEFRPDDNVILLERNWKRISDSIKASNKGVFTPPLVLESPEVTTTWTVSNAAELNMGLLKNLGNAMLESSSEENYAEF; the protein is encoded by the coding sequence ATGAAGGCTAATTGGCTAATCGTCACAGTAACATGGACCATCCTTCAATCATCGGCTTTGATAGCAAATGCAATCGCATTGGATCTCGCGAAACCCACTGAAGCTGGATACTCGAATTTTCTCACTGCTATTCGAAACGATGTGAAGGACCCGAAGCTCAACTACGGTGGTACTGGTATACCTGTAATAGGAGCACCAACGGCTACATATCTTAGGATCGATCTCACAGTTGCAACAGGAACTGTTTCACTTGGCCTAAAACGTAGCGACTTGTACGGGATCGCATATCTTGCTAGGAACGATAGAAATGTATTTCGGGCATATTACTTTGATGGCCAAATTACTTCGGCTCAATTAGACAAACTATTCCCAGAGGCGAAGGGTACCGCAAATCAGCAAAAGATAACCGAGTATGATGAAAGTTATGCAGCACTAGAAAAGGCGGCTAAAATGACTAGACAACAAGCTGGGTTAGGGATTGGTAAACTTGTTACTTACATTGGAGGTGTTAACAGTAAGGCGCGTAGTGTACCAGCTGAAGCTACGTTTATAATGGTTGGCGTTCAAATGGTGTCTGAGGCGGCTCGATCTGGGTACATCCAACAGGCGGTTCTTGATAATTTTCCAATTGAGTTTCGCCCTGACGATAATGTTATTCTATTGGAGAGGAATTGGAAAAGGATTTCAGATTCAATAAAAGCTTCTAACAAGGGAGTGTTTACACCGCCGCTTGTCTTGGAATCCCCGGAGGTAACGACCACTTGGACGGTGAGCAATGCCGCGGAGCTGAACATGGGACTCCTCAAGAATCTCGGAAATGccatgttggagtcttcttctgAGGAAAACTATGCTGAATTCTGA
- the LOC141645956 gene encoding ribosome-inactivating protein saporin-7-like, which yields MKSWLVVIITWTILQSSVLLANAIALDLVTPTEAKYSTFLTSIRNNVKDPSLNYGATGIPVIGAPTSTYLRIDLTISAGTVFLRLKRSDLYVVALLAKINKNVFRAYYFDGQITSAQLDKLFTETKGAKNQQKITEYAENYASLEKAAKTTRKQAGLGIGKLVTYLTAVNGKARSVPAEAKFMMVAIQMVSEAARFKYIEQKVLDNFPNGFTPDDNVFILERNWNRVSEAIKASDKGVFPTPLKLENPDEGTTWTVTDATELHVGLLKYLGKALFVPSSEKNYAQV from the coding sequence ATGAAGTCTTGGCTAGTCGTCATAATAACATGGACAATCCTTCAATCATCGGTTTTGTTAGCAAATGCAATCGCATTGGATCTCGTAACTCCCACAGAAGCTAAATACTCAACTTTTCTCACTAGTATTCGAAACAACGTGAAGGATCCGAGTCTAAACTACGGTGCCACGGGTATACCAGTCATAGGAGCACCCACAAGCACATATCTTAGGATCGATCTCACAATTTCTGCGGGGACGGTCTTTCTTCGCCTTAAACGTAGCGACTTGTATGTGGTTGCGCTATTGGCTAAAATCAATAAAAATGTATTTCGGGCATATTACTTTGATGGCCAAATTACTTCGGCTCAATTAGACAAACTTTTCACAGAGACAAAGGGTGCAAAAAACCAGCAAAAGATAACAGAGTACGCCGAAAATTATGCCTCACTTGAAAAAGCAGccaaaacaactagaaaacaagcTGGGTTAGGGATCGGCAAGCTTGTTACTTACCTTACTGCAGTAAATGGGAAGGCGCGTAGCGTGCCAGCAGAAGCTAAGTTTATGATGGTTGCTATTCAAATGGTATCTGAGGCAGCGCGATTTAAGTACATCGAGCAGAAGGTACTTGATAATTTTCCGAATGGGTTTACTCCTGACGATAATGTTTTCATATTGGAGAGGAATTGGAATAGGGTTTCGGAAGCAATTAAAGCTTCTGATAAGGGAGTGTTTCCGACACCTCTAAAATTGGAAAATCCGGACGAAGGGACCACTTGGACGGTGACCGATGCCACGGAGCTACACGTGGGACTCCTGAAGTATCTGGGAAAAGCTCTGTTCGTGCCGTCTTCTGAGAAGAATTATGCTCAAGTTTGA